GCCACAATAAAATCAATCCAGCGTTTGATGTATTCATAAAATTGTGAAGGAAGTAAAGACCCAAAAATATTCTCTGATAAATGATTAATTTTTACTCTACCTGTTACAGATTCACGTATTTTCTTTTCCGAGTAAACAGGTATCCGAGCAAGGGTACACTGAGCTAGAAATTTTTCCCATTCTGGCGTTATCATTGGGCTATCGAAATCAGCAACGATACCGTTGAAACGTTGTCCTTCTAAATTGGGAATTTCGAGAATTTTAAAAAGAGCACCATGATTCTTCTCTAATTCTACACTCCCACCAAATGGTAGTATTGCGTATCTAGTTAAGCGGTATCGTCTTCCGAGAAAAAAACCGGCAAAACACCATAACAATGTTACTGTAAAACCAACAACGAAAATTTGAATTGAATAACTTGTTCGAAAGAATAAGATCAGACCTATTGGTATGGAATAACATATGAAAGTTACAGGAAGCACATAAGCGACTGATTCCGACCCAGGTAACCTAAATATTTTTCTAAGACTAAAAGTTGCTACAAAAAACGCAACCAAACTTGCCGATAGAGATGTTACTAAATTTGGATCTTGCGATGTCCAAAATCTTATTCCCCATATAGGAATCGCACTAGATAAAACAAGGACGAGACCACCTGTAATGAATTGAAAAAAATAACTTAAAAGTATTCTCTCATACCAACGAGAATGTCTTCGTGTAAAACTTGGTAAACTATTTTGTATGTACTTTTTCATGAATTATAGACAATAAAGAATAGTGGAAAACTAAAATCATTACAGTTTTGTAAAACAATCATTTAGATTGAATGCGATCACAGGCAGACTCAACT
The sequence above is drawn from the Leptospira sp. WS4.C2 genome and encodes:
- a CDS encoding sugar transferase, whose protein sequence is MKKYIQNSLPSFTRRHSRWYERILLSYFFQFITGGLVLVLSSAIPIWGIRFWTSQDPNLVTSLSASLVAFFVATFSLRKIFRLPGSESVAYVLPVTFICYSIPIGLILFFRTSYSIQIFVVGFTVTLLWCFAGFFLGRRYRLTRYAILPFGGSVELEKNHGALFKILEIPNLEGQRFNGIVADFDSPMITPEWEKFLAQCTLARIPVYSEKKIRESVTGRVKINHLSENIFGSLLPSQFYEYIKRWIDFIVALFSIPLMLPFFLIVSILIKLESKGPALFIQPRMGFRGKVFPMFKFRSMYVDKKGGGFTNPEDDPRITVVGKIIRKYRIDELPQIFNILIGQMSFIGPRPESYELSKWYEEDVPFFAYRHVVRPGISGWAQVEQGYAAEVDGMKVKLEYDFYYIKNFSFWLDLLITFKTVKTILTGFGAR